The following are encoded in a window of Variovorax paradoxus genomic DNA:
- a CDS encoding adenylate/guanylate cyclase domain-containing protein, translated as MGVNSTVVFADLTGSTRVFEAMGNARATETVTRLTQWIGRVCEAHGGRVVKSLGDGVFAIFTGGAAATHAVIELQRYHQKRLAGWPVPLRMALQIGVASGDVVEVEGDCFGDAVNLASRLSDLAGPGQIWVTETVIFQLHEGAVQHRDLGPISIRGRTEMSIVHRIDWQEDLTSFLTVPAALLPARLPDSTFGHIELAWLDVRSMFRIDQLPIHLGRVGDAQFVVNDPRVSRLHARIEERQGSCVLIDVSTYGTWVRFHGNGGSSHEIALRRDECVLHGRGEIGLGAPLSDFSAPTIAFNTTGDDVMLSRRAIVD; from the coding sequence ATGGGTGTCAATTCCACAGTCGTTTTCGCGGACTTGACCGGAAGTACCAGGGTCTTCGAGGCCATGGGGAATGCACGTGCCACCGAAACCGTGACGCGGCTGACCCAGTGGATCGGGCGTGTGTGCGAGGCCCACGGCGGCCGGGTCGTGAAGTCGCTGGGCGACGGTGTGTTCGCCATCTTCACGGGCGGCGCCGCCGCCACGCACGCGGTGATCGAGTTGCAGCGCTACCACCAGAAGCGCCTGGCCGGCTGGCCCGTGCCGCTGCGCATGGCGCTGCAGATCGGCGTGGCCAGCGGCGACGTGGTCGAGGTCGAGGGCGACTGCTTCGGCGATGCCGTCAACCTGGCCTCGCGCCTGAGCGACCTGGCCGGCCCCGGCCAGATCTGGGTCACCGAGACGGTGATCTTCCAATTGCACGAGGGCGCCGTGCAGCACCGTGACCTCGGGCCCATCAGCATTCGCGGGCGCACCGAGATGTCGATCGTCCACCGCATCGACTGGCAGGAAGACCTCACGAGCTTCCTCACGGTGCCGGCCGCGCTGCTGCCGGCGCGGCTGCCCGACTCCACCTTCGGCCACATCGAGCTCGCGTGGCTCGATGTGCGCTCCATGTTCCGCATCGACCAGCTGCCCATTCACCTGGGCCGCGTGGGCGACGCGCAGTTCGTGGTCAACGATCCGCGCGTGTCGCGGCTGCATGCGCGCATCGAAGAGCGGCAGGGCAGTTGCGTGCTGATCGACGTCAGCACCTACGGCACGTGGGTGCGCTTCCATGGCAACGGCGGCTCGAGCCACGAGATTGCGCTGCGGCGCGACGAATGCGTGCTGCACGGCCGCGGCGAGATCGGCCTGGGCGCGCCGCTGAGCGACTTCAGCGCGCCGACCATCGCCTTCAACACGACCGGCGACGACGTCATGCTGTCGCGCAGAGCGATCGTCGACTGA
- a CDS encoding LD-carboxypeptidase, which translates to MTSQHIYIYSPSSAIRDKAAFRRGVARLKALGHEVEIDEAALTAHQRFAGDDATRLAAISRAAASGADVALIARGGYGLTRILESLPYKALAKAIDKGTEFVGCSDFTALQNALLAKNGAITWSGPAVGEDFGAEGGPDDIMEACFDDLLSGQGEGTGWRMPVRDAELKVKPIEDAVLWGGNLCVLTSLLGTPYFPVVDKGVLFIEDTNEHPYRVERMLDQLKLAGVLARQKAVVFGQFTGVRNIAGYDRGFGMNTVIDRLRASLKKVQVIAGLPFGHVQTKVLLPVGAKVALAAEGRDVFLVWGHRHGHHDHGDHHGHDHHHDH; encoded by the coding sequence GTGACTTCGCAACATATCTACATCTACTCCCCCTCCAGTGCCATCCGCGACAAAGCCGCCTTCCGGCGCGGCGTGGCCCGGCTCAAGGCCCTCGGCCATGAGGTTGAAATCGACGAAGCCGCGCTCACGGCGCACCAGCGTTTCGCGGGCGACGACGCCACGCGGCTCGCCGCGATCTCGCGCGCAGCCGCGAGCGGCGCCGACGTGGCGCTCATCGCGCGCGGCGGCTACGGCCTCACGCGCATCCTCGAGTCGCTCCCGTACAAGGCGCTGGCCAAGGCGATCGACAAGGGCACCGAGTTCGTCGGCTGCAGCGACTTCACGGCGCTGCAGAACGCACTGCTGGCCAAGAACGGCGCCATCACCTGGTCCGGCCCGGCGGTCGGCGAAGACTTCGGCGCCGAAGGCGGCCCCGACGACATCATGGAAGCCTGCTTCGACGACCTGTTGAGCGGGCAGGGCGAGGGCACCGGCTGGCGCATGCCGGTGCGCGATGCCGAGCTCAAGGTCAAGCCGATCGAAGACGCCGTGCTTTGGGGCGGCAACCTCTGCGTGCTGACCAGCCTGCTGGGCACGCCGTACTTCCCGGTGGTCGACAAGGGCGTGCTCTTCATCGAGGACACCAACGAACACCCGTACCGTGTCGAACGCATGCTCGACCAGCTCAAGCTCGCGGGCGTGCTGGCGCGCCAGAAGGCCGTCGTGTTCGGCCAGTTCACGGGCGTGCGCAACATCGCCGGCTACGACCGCGGTTTCGGCATGAACACGGTGATCGATCGGCTGCGCGCCAGCCTGAAGAAGGTGCAGGTGATTGCCGGCCTGCCGTTCGGACATGTGCAGACCAAGGTGCTGCTGCCGGTGGGTGCGAAGGTGGCGCTGGCCGCCGAAGGGCGCGACGTGTTCCTGGTGTGGGGCCATCGGCATGGCCACCATGACCATGGCGATCACCACGGTCACGACCATCACCACGATCATTGA
- the tadA gene encoding tRNA adenosine(34) deaminase TadA — MTTEPVASPSDAHWMALALQEAQRAADAGEVPVGAVLVKDGQVIATGRNTPVAQHDPSAHAEINALRAGATALGNYRLDGCELFVTLEPCAMCAGAMLHSRLSRVVFGAADPKTGAAGSVLDLFAEPKLNHHTRVQGGVLADDCSALLQRFFQQRRSAARAQAEPLRDDALRTPIEHFAALIDFDFAPHHVQDLPILEGWRLHWVDESGPPGSDGRVADALCLHGPGEWGYFFRHLVGTPGVRTLVPDLIGFGKSDKPKREATHRLEWHRDVVLAWLDQIHPEPLVLVHSEAGGELATLLQAAAPGRFVATLVAPDGGVRAKDAWRAPFPDRGYEAALRALGPRAASGGPSAAQAATLARQVRDAMGYSTP; from the coding sequence ATGACAACTGAGCCGGTCGCATCACCATCGGACGCGCACTGGATGGCGCTCGCGCTGCAGGAAGCGCAGCGCGCAGCCGATGCGGGCGAGGTGCCGGTGGGCGCGGTGCTGGTGAAGGACGGGCAGGTCATCGCGACCGGCCGGAACACCCCCGTGGCGCAACACGACCCGAGCGCGCACGCCGAGATCAACGCATTGCGTGCCGGCGCCACTGCGCTCGGCAACTACAGGCTCGACGGCTGCGAGCTGTTCGTCACGCTCGAGCCCTGTGCGATGTGCGCGGGTGCGATGCTGCATTCGCGGCTGTCGCGCGTGGTGTTCGGCGCGGCCGATCCCAAGACCGGCGCCGCGGGCTCGGTGCTCGACCTGTTCGCCGAGCCCAAGCTGAACCACCACACGCGCGTGCAGGGCGGCGTGCTGGCCGACGACTGCAGTGCGTTGCTTCAGCGCTTCTTCCAGCAGCGCCGCAGCGCCGCGCGCGCACAGGCCGAGCCGCTGCGTGACGATGCCTTGCGCACGCCCATCGAGCACTTTGCCGCGCTCATCGATTTCGACTTCGCGCCGCATCACGTCCAGGACCTGCCGATCCTGGAGGGCTGGCGTCTGCATTGGGTGGACGAAAGCGGTCCGCCGGGCAGTGATGGCCGCGTGGCTGATGCGCTGTGCCTGCATGGCCCGGGCGAATGGGGCTACTTCTTCCGCCACCTCGTCGGCACGCCCGGCGTGCGCACGCTGGTGCCCGACCTGATCGGCTTCGGCAAGAGCGACAAGCCCAAGCGCGAAGCAACGCATCGGCTCGAATGGCACCGCGACGTGGTGCTGGCGTGGCTCGATCAGATTCATCCCGAACCGCTCGTGCTGGTCCACAGCGAAGCGGGCGGCGAACTGGCAACGCTGCTGCAAGCGGCAGCACCGGGCCGCTTCGTCGCGACGCTCGTCGCCCCCGACGGCGGCGTGCGCGCCAAGGACGCCTGGCGCGCGCCGTTCCCCGACCGCGGCTACGAAGCCGCGCTGCGCGCGCTCGGTCCGCGTGCCGCATCGGGCGGGCCCAGCGCCGCGCAGGCCGCGACCCTGGCCCGGCAGGTCCGGGACGCAATGGGATACTCGACGCCGTGA
- a CDS encoding FMN-binding negative transcriptional regulator has protein sequence MYMPPQFNAKDPAVALGLMRAHPFANLISNDDEGLPFVTHLPIVAEPREGDALVLLGHCAKPNPHWRYLQARPRAVVVFQGPHAYLSPSVYPDLARVPTWNYLAVHCTVEARLVETPEAKDVLLKKLIGDHEPAYAQQWKDLGEEFQRKMLAGIMGFELHVTALQCKIKLNQHRPESHAAMGEVYRAGSPDEQALAVWMERLGMVAATEAR, from the coding sequence ATGTACATGCCTCCGCAGTTCAACGCCAAGGACCCGGCCGTCGCGCTGGGCCTGATGCGCGCGCATCCCTTTGCCAACCTGATCTCGAACGACGACGAGGGCTTGCCCTTCGTCACCCATCTGCCCATCGTGGCCGAGCCGCGCGAGGGCGATGCGCTTGTGTTGCTGGGGCATTGCGCCAAGCCCAATCCGCACTGGCGCTACCTGCAGGCGCGACCGCGCGCAGTCGTGGTCTTCCAGGGCCCCCACGCTTATCTTTCGCCTTCGGTCTATCCCGACCTGGCGCGGGTGCCGACCTGGAACTACCTCGCGGTCCATTGCACCGTCGAAGCCCGGCTCGTCGAGACGCCCGAGGCCAAGGACGTGTTGCTCAAGAAGCTCATCGGCGACCACGAGCCGGCCTACGCCCAGCAATGGAAAGACCTCGGCGAGGAGTTCCAGCGAAAGATGCTGGCCGGCATCATGGGCTTCGAGCTGCACGTGACGGCGCTGCAATGCAAGATCAAGCTCAACCAGCACCGGCCCGAATCGCATGCGGCGATGGGCGAGGTCTACCGCGCCGGTTCTCCGGACGAGCAGGCGCTGGCCGTGTGGATGGAGCGGCTCGGCATGGTCGCCGCAACGGAAGCGCGCTGA
- a CDS encoding ankyrin repeat domain-containing protein, which translates to MTARGLWSAVLAAAIGWSAAPGAAAQVPPLAAEVLAYEGLHRAAWHGDLPKLKSLIASGASLDVRDARGRTPLQVATYARQRDAVKLLAKAGANLDLFEDDRYDAVTIASVADDVTTLTLLLQLGAKPGQTTSRYDGTALIAAAHLGHDEVVRRLVAAGAPLDHVNNLHWTATIESIVLGDGGARHQRTLAALIAGGANLQLADRQGLTPLQLAKARGYKEMVKQLEAARAK; encoded by the coding sequence ATGACGGCGCGCGGTCTCTGGTCGGCGGTGCTCGCCGCCGCAATCGGCTGGAGCGCCGCGCCCGGTGCGGCGGCCCAGGTGCCGCCGCTGGCTGCCGAAGTGCTGGCCTACGAAGGCCTGCATCGCGCGGCCTGGCACGGCGATCTGCCGAAGCTCAAGAGCCTGATCGCCTCCGGCGCCAGCCTCGATGTGCGTGACGCACGCGGCCGCACGCCGCTGCAGGTCGCCACCTATGCGCGCCAGCGCGACGCCGTGAAGCTGCTCGCCAAGGCGGGCGCGAACCTCGACCTGTTCGAAGACGATCGCTACGACGCCGTGACCATCGCGTCCGTGGCCGACGACGTGACCACGCTCACGCTGTTGCTGCAACTGGGCGCCAAGCCCGGACAGACCACCAGCCGCTACGACGGCACCGCCTTGATTGCCGCCGCGCACCTGGGGCACGACGAGGTCGTGCGCCGGCTGGTCGCAGCGGGTGCGCCGCTGGACCACGTGAACAACCTGCACTGGACGGCGACGATCGAATCGATCGTGCTCGGCGACGGCGGTGCACGCCACCAGCGCACCCTGGCCGCATTGATCGCCGGCGGCGCCAACCTGCAACTGGCCGACCGCCAGGGCCTCACGCCGCTGCAACTGGCGAAGGCGCGCGGCTACAAGGAGATGGTGAAGCAGCTGGAAGCGGCACGCGCCAAGTAG
- a CDS encoding GlcG/HbpS family heme-binding protein has translation MQSIIRVGGLAVLLAASVAQAQTPAPAVRTEKNISLALANQIAAETVAACAANGYNVAATVVDRAGLVRAVQRADNAGPHTLASSERKAWTSASAKSPTQAMMEGAQKNPGAANLVYLPGFLLLGGGVPIKSGNEVIGAVGVGGAPGGHLDEQCANAALEKVKGQL, from the coding sequence ATGCAATCGATCATCCGCGTGGGCGGCCTCGCCGTTCTGCTCGCTGCTTCCGTCGCCCAGGCCCAGACGCCGGCCCCCGCTGTTCGCACCGAGAAGAACATCTCGCTTGCGCTGGCCAACCAGATTGCCGCAGAAACCGTGGCCGCTTGCGCCGCCAACGGCTACAACGTCGCCGCGACCGTGGTCGACCGCGCCGGCCTCGTGCGCGCCGTTCAGCGTGCCGACAATGCCGGCCCGCACACGCTGGCATCGAGCGAACGCAAGGCCTGGACCTCGGCTTCGGCCAAGAGCCCCACGCAAGCCATGATGGAAGGCGCCCAGAAGAACCCCGGCGCCGCCAACCTCGTCTACCTGCCGGGCTTCCTGCTGCTGGGCGGCGGCGTGCCGATCAAGTCGGGCAACGAAGTGATCGGTGCCGTGGGCGTGGGCGGTGCGCCGGGCGGCCACCTCGACGAGCAGTGCGCCAACGCCGCGCTCGAGAAGGTCAAGGGCCAGCTCTGA
- a CDS encoding response regulator transcription factor — translation MNTLTATADQPQSPLIHLIDDDQAVRDSLSLLIGTVGLRVQGWADPQAFIDGFDRASVGAIVLDVRMPGISGLTVLDRLVAQGVDQPVIMLTGHGTVEMCRRAFKAGAAEFLEKPVDDEQLLEALQQAVRQHVRTRERSQADNAARERVAQLSEREREVLAFIVQGLTNKEIARVLALSPRTVETHRANLFAKLDCDSLAQLIRRYAVLASSAGEEGAP, via the coding sequence ATGAACACGTTGACCGCCACCGCCGACCAGCCCCAATCGCCCCTGATCCACCTGATCGACGACGACCAGGCCGTGCGCGACAGCCTCTCGCTGCTGATCGGCACGGTCGGCCTGCGCGTGCAGGGCTGGGCCGATCCGCAGGCCTTCATCGACGGCTTCGACCGCGCGAGCGTCGGCGCCATCGTGCTCGACGTGCGCATGCCCGGCATCAGCGGCCTCACGGTGCTCGACCGGCTGGTGGCGCAGGGCGTTGACCAACCCGTGATCATGCTGACCGGCCACGGCACGGTCGAGATGTGCCGCCGCGCCTTCAAGGCCGGCGCGGCCGAGTTCCTCGAGAAGCCGGTGGACGACGAGCAGCTGCTCGAAGCCCTGCAGCAGGCCGTGCGCCAGCATGTGCGCACGCGCGAGCGCTCGCAGGCCGACAACGCGGCGCGCGAGCGGGTGGCGCAGCTGTCGGAGCGCGAGCGCGAGGTGCTGGCCTTCATCGTGCAAGGGCTCACCAACAAGGAGATCGCGCGCGTGCTGGCGCTGTCGCCGCGCACCGTCGAGACCCACCGCGCGAACCTGTTCGCCAAGCTCGATTGCGATTCGCTCGCGCAGCTGATCCGGCGCTATGCCGTGCTGGCGTCGAGTGCAGGGGAAGAGGGCGCTCCGTAG
- a CDS encoding ATP-binding protein — protein MTQWLRTRGGWWLAWGVLTAAGAVWFARAELTQLQQDFETDARIAHRLMSQQVVQYDAVLATLALLEPNAGADYPERRLPSVYSSILRVQRRAADEPWPDAEHADALAAAEARSRAERRADLAVLDLPHGRYQLVIGSEPLSYALEIDLVGSVPWRDWPMNPQRSPVRLILQRDGQQLVLQPGQSAEHGWRYSLSKALASPSQPFELVAERQVGWAELPWRAIGGWAVAVALLLAGLWAAQRQRIARRRAEELLRLGQVARLNALGELSAGLAHELNQPLTAVLANAQAARRLLDDDPPDLPTARDAMGQAVEQARRAAGVVGRLRRVIERPEAGGDVKPLVLQEVVRSAMHLLAPEFARHGVAAQFDASAQAPVRVQAEAVALEQIVHNLLMNATQALDLVPAAERRLVVSVGRNGEEGVLTVTDNGRGIAPEALPRLFEPFFSTREGGLGLGLSLSETLASGMGGSLSAANASPRGARFTLLLPLVAPST, from the coding sequence ATGACACAGTGGTTGCGTACGCGGGGTGGTTGGTGGCTGGCGTGGGGGGTGCTCACGGCCGCCGGGGCCGTGTGGTTCGCGCGCGCCGAGCTGACGCAGCTCCAGCAGGATTTCGAGACCGATGCGCGCATCGCGCACAGGCTCATGAGCCAGCAAGTGGTGCAGTACGACGCCGTGCTGGCCACGCTCGCGCTGCTCGAGCCCAACGCCGGCGCCGACTACCCGGAGCGGCGCCTGCCGTCGGTGTACTCGTCGATCCTGCGCGTGCAGCGGCGCGCGGCCGACGAGCCCTGGCCCGATGCCGAACACGCCGACGCGCTGGCCGCCGCAGAGGCCCGCTCGCGCGCCGAGCGCCGCGCCGACCTGGCCGTGCTCGACCTGCCGCATGGCCGCTACCAGCTCGTGATCGGCTCCGAGCCGCTCAGCTACGCGCTCGAGATCGACCTCGTCGGCTCGGTGCCCTGGCGCGACTGGCCGATGAACCCGCAGCGCAGCCCCGTGCGCCTGATCCTGCAACGCGACGGCCAGCAACTGGTGCTGCAACCCGGCCAATCGGCCGAACATGGCTGGCGCTACAGCCTGAGCAAGGCGCTCGCGTCGCCGAGCCAGCCCTTCGAATTGGTGGCCGAGCGCCAGGTCGGCTGGGCCGAGCTGCCGTGGCGCGCCATTGGCGGCTGGGCCGTGGCGGTGGCGCTGTTGCTGGCCGGCCTCTGGGCCGCGCAGCGCCAGCGCATCGCTCGGCGCCGCGCCGAAGAGCTGCTGCGCCTGGGCCAGGTCGCACGGCTCAATGCGCTGGGCGAGCTGTCGGCCGGCTTGGCGCACGAACTCAACCAGCCACTCACGGCCGTGCTGGCCAACGCGCAGGCCGCGCGCCGCCTGCTCGACGACGACCCGCCCGACCTCCCCACCGCGCGCGACGCGATGGGGCAGGCCGTCGAGCAGGCCCGCCGCGCGGCCGGCGTGGTCGGCCGCCTGCGCCGCGTGATCGAACGCCCCGAGGCCGGTGGCGACGTGAAGCCGCTGGTGCTGCAGGAGGTGGTGCGCAGCGCCATGCACCTGCTGGCGCCCGAGTTCGCACGCCATGGCGTCGCGGCCCAGTTCGACGCCAGCGCGCAGGCGCCCGTGCGCGTGCAGGCCGAGGCCGTGGCGCTGGAGCAGATCGTGCACAACCTGCTGATGAACGCGACGCAGGCGCTCGACCTCGTGCCTGCGGCCGAGCGGCGCCTCGTGGTCTCGGTCGGTCGCAACGGCGAGGAGGGGGTGCTGACCGTCACCGACAACGGCCGCGGCATCGCGCCCGAGGCGCTGCCGCGCCTGTTCGAACCCTTCTTCAGCACGCGCGAAGGCGGCCTGGGCCTCGGCCTGAGCCTGAGCGAAACGCTGGCCAGCGGCATGGGCGGCAGCCTGAGCGCGGCCAACGCCTCGCCGCGCGGCGCGCGCTTCACTTTGCTGCTGCCGCTGGTGGCACCCTCCACATGA
- a CDS encoding DUF72 domain-containing protein yields MADVQDSLFSDLPELPRPTQVNEAAEAPAPSPKKSRGATVKPVAPDASLVALAAELPPQLRLGTSSWSYPGWAGLVWDGDYAEAVLSKNGLSALAQHPLLRTVSLDRNFYRALTASQYARYAAMVPDDFRFVVKAPSLVTDATVRDESGRGTQANPVFLSHEIALQEFVQPALDGLGHRIGALVFQLSPIPAHLLADQPALIARIGAVLAAMPDLKPTAPDAVLAVEVRDPQLLCPAFADMLRSVGATFCMGLHAKMPPIEDQLPMLRALWPGPLVCRWNLHRRHGRFGYEDAEKLYGPFDKVLDPDPETRAALAKVIAGTTGAGQNAFVTVSNNAEGCAPLTIASLAQDIADRLCR; encoded by the coding sequence ATGGCTGACGTGCAGGACTCCCTCTTTTCCGATCTCCCCGAACTTCCGCGCCCGACCCAGGTGAACGAAGCGGCCGAGGCGCCGGCGCCTTCGCCGAAGAAATCGCGCGGCGCGACCGTGAAGCCCGTGGCACCCGACGCGTCACTGGTCGCCCTCGCCGCCGAGTTGCCGCCGCAACTGCGCCTGGGCACTTCGTCGTGGAGCTACCCCGGCTGGGCCGGCCTGGTCTGGGATGGCGACTACGCCGAAGCCGTGCTCTCGAAGAACGGCCTGTCGGCGCTCGCGCAGCACCCGCTGCTTCGCACCGTGAGCCTGGACCGCAACTTCTACCGCGCCCTCACCGCCAGCCAGTACGCGCGCTACGCGGCCATGGTGCCGGACGATTTCCGCTTCGTCGTGAAGGCCCCGAGCCTCGTCACGGACGCCACCGTGCGCGACGAAAGCGGCCGCGGCACGCAGGCCAACCCGGTGTTCCTGAGCCACGAGATCGCGCTGCAGGAGTTCGTGCAGCCGGCGCTCGACGGACTGGGCCATCGCATCGGCGCGCTGGTGTTCCAGCTGAGCCCGATTCCCGCGCACCTGCTGGCCGACCAGCCCGCGCTGATCGCCCGCATCGGCGCGGTGCTGGCGGCGATGCCCGACCTGAAGCCGACTGCGCCCGACGCCGTGCTCGCCGTCGAGGTGCGCGACCCGCAGCTGCTGTGCCCTGCCTTCGCCGACATGCTGCGCAGCGTGGGCGCGACCTTCTGCATGGGGCTGCACGCGAAGATGCCGCCCATCGAAGACCAGTTGCCGATGCTGCGCGCGCTGTGGCCCGGACCGCTCGTGTGCCGCTGGAACCTGCACCGCCGCCACGGCCGCTTCGGCTACGAAGACGCCGAGAAGCTCTACGGCCCTTTCGACAAGGTGCTCGACCCCGACCCCGAAACGCGCGCAGCCTTGGCCAAGGTGATCGCCGGCACCACGGGCGCCGGGCAGAACGCCTTCGTCACCGTGAGCAACAACGCCGAAGGCTGCGCGCCGCTGACCATCGCGTCGCTGGCGCAGGACATTGCCGACCGGCTTTGCCGATAG
- a CDS encoding GNAT family N-acetyltransferase, whose translation MHSISFRPLHATDFAMLHDWLCRPHVAEWWTPVPTLDEVEADFTPMLAPDSPERGYIALLDGQPLGFIQSYVVMGSGDGWWEDERDPGARGIDQFLAQADQLNRGLGSAMVRAFADQLFADPAVTRIQTDPSPRNARAIRSYAKAGFRALGEVVTPDGPALLMVRERDA comes from the coding sequence ATGCATTCGATTTCGTTCCGACCGCTACACGCCACCGATTTCGCGATGCTCCACGACTGGCTGTGCCGCCCGCACGTGGCCGAGTGGTGGACGCCCGTGCCCACGCTCGACGAGGTCGAGGCCGACTTCACGCCGATGCTGGCGCCCGACTCGCCCGAGCGCGGCTACATCGCGCTGCTTGATGGGCAGCCGCTGGGGTTCATCCAGTCTTACGTGGTGATGGGTTCGGGCGATGGTTGGTGGGAAGACGAACGCGACCCGGGCGCGCGCGGCATCGACCAGTTCCTCGCGCAGGCGGACCAATTGAATCGCGGCCTCGGCAGCGCGATGGTTCGAGCCTTCGCGGACCAGTTGTTCGCCGACCCGGCCGTGACGCGCATCCAGACCGATCCGTCACCACGCAACGCACGCGCGATCCGCAGCTACGCCAAGGCCGGCTTCCGCGCGTTGGGCGAAGTGGTCACGCCCGACGGACCCGCGCTGCTGATGGTGCGCGAGCGAGACGCTTAA
- a CDS encoding GNAT family N-acetyltransferase: protein MVPADAPAYRALMLDAYARHPEAFTSTVEERASLPPAWWETRLRTDADAAEVVYGAFDAEGALIGAAGLGRESRQRTRHKASLFGMAVAPTARRVGAGRQLVLALLAHARTLDGVRVVQLTVTEGNRPAQALYERCGFEVFGVEPMANLLNGAFLSKLHMWCDLDTAPPAI from the coding sequence TTGGTCCCCGCCGACGCGCCGGCCTACCGCGCGCTGATGCTCGACGCCTACGCGCGGCACCCCGAGGCGTTCACTTCCACGGTCGAGGAGCGCGCCAGCCTGCCGCCGGCCTGGTGGGAGACGCGCCTGCGCACGGACGCCGACGCGGCCGAGGTGGTGTACGGCGCCTTCGATGCCGAGGGCGCGCTCATCGGCGCGGCGGGCCTCGGTCGCGAATCGCGGCAGCGCACACGCCACAAGGCCAGCTTGTTCGGCATGGCCGTGGCACCGACGGCGCGGCGCGTCGGCGCCGGACGGCAACTGGTGCTCGCCTTGCTCGCGCATGCGCGCACGCTCGACGGCGTGCGCGTGGTGCAGCTGACCGTGACCGAAGGCAATCGCCCGGCGCAGGCGCTGTACGAGCGCTGCGGTTTCGAGGTCTTCGGCGTCGAGCCGATGGCCAACCTTCTGAATGGTGCGTTCTTGTCGAAGCTCCACATGTGGTGCGACCTCGACACTGCACCGCCTGCGATTTAA
- a CDS encoding DUF3574 domain-containing protein, translating into MNIARHRLSRAGVAGALFAAVLAGCATRQPGNCATGFEAFERDTLYFGRAIPTGGQVSDTDWAGFLDTRVTPAFPQGFTVIDAAGQWRAASGQVVREPSKLVVLLHPRDTKTDAAIATLIDTYRQRFAQEAVLQERQSVCARF; encoded by the coding sequence ATGAACATCGCCCGCCACAGACTGTCTCGCGCAGGCGTGGCGGGGGCGTTGTTCGCTGCGGTGCTCGCAGGCTGCGCCACGCGCCAGCCCGGCAACTGCGCCACGGGCTTCGAAGCCTTCGAGCGCGACACCCTCTATTTCGGCCGCGCCATCCCCACGGGCGGTCAGGTGTCCGACACCGACTGGGCCGGCTTTCTCGACACCCGCGTGACCCCGGCGTTTCCGCAAGGCTTCACCGTGATCGACGCCGCCGGTCAATGGCGGGCTGCGTCGGGGCAGGTGGTGCGCGAACCTTCGAAGCTGGTCGTGCTGCTGCACCCGCGCGACACGAAGACTGACGCGGCCATCGCCACGTTGATCGACACCTACCGCCAGCGCTTTGCGCAAGAGGCGGTGTTGCAGGAAAGGCAGTCCGTCTGTGCCCGTTTCTGA